In a genomic window of Drosophila takahashii strain IR98-3 E-12201 chromosome 3L, DtakHiC1v2, whole genome shotgun sequence:
- the Gug gene encoding arginine-glutamic acid dipeptide repeats protein isoform X12: protein MAKLPDYNPISSFPIDKETDERELEESRWSPGVVADGDLLMFLRAARSMAAFQGMCDGGLEDGCLAASRDDTTINALDVLHDSGYDPGKALQALVKCPVSKGIDKKWTEDETKKFIKGLRQFGKNFFRIHKDLLPHKDTPELVEFYYLWKKTPGANNNRPHRRRRQSALRRNRVTRANNSNSNTPPKKEDTPEPQTATTAATATATASAASETASRSSPAVSKEENSSLTEDDASECDSDSSLTHKRDESPSRMRTRNKQQNSNSSNQNSSNTTSSSSSSGGGSNNAASGNATSIGSGSSGGGAAGGNSSSSKDQSANANAVANGKRPKRGSETPDVAGGGASVDSPKTPTKAVAESSANKRKGGKQDTPNKKKRTEQEERSSEPASAQEEPNAVKEKSRKRPDSPVESMNSDSRPDSVLDDGESNTTDTTTAEQQSTKDSKETTVSCKEERDMITNSDLEAKAEEAKAFKAEALAAEDSKDSAIKNMDEETNIQAPSSLDASSVEGPPVVNPVAPPITMKVPTIATVEALNASVDRKEAIEKMESCDSDPEMLKKLATIKQEVSPQQQHQQQQQSQQQQLQQQLAPMGIQPPPISAPSESIYIKKEPMEDSMDATCNQNSNEPQDLKVKIEIKNEDALKHSAGGGLPPTGPGAPHPLSGAPVESNQEPLHLQHLPPQPPPGYLIDGQLKYGPPGQGVPPQPPQLHSDAAGGAPPGAAPTTPQKYPPELEMKFAPQDLKYPPPPPLDALKYSQEMQAAAAAAAAAGKYDMKYMMEQQGKYPVELSAAHQPPSKPGYQDSLKIPDVKAGFGHLPHNVGSPLDVAHKYGPPPTSQESQQQQQSQQQQQSQPPGATPPPGIAMPKPHYQHDVQTPPLGRPFEPTGLMLKYGDPLAAKYGPPQDLKYPMPPVSQAGGPADVKPYGGENLIKSSPYGPPPESPIDASARSTPGQDSQGSNSNSQPPSMPPQPQQFQSPHPSPHMPSPAGGGLPPGMHPQNLIHGPPTGAPQPPPPPTSLHQPTPTAPGPPSLQHGLHPGHPGHPQLSVASSMPPSSIGIPPTLSTMAPSHMHPHLHPHAHLQGLHRPHDLPPSMHPHAPMPLSLQGHPPHGHGGLPQSHAPQQQQQQQPTGTVRTPSPAQQQQQPPRSLHDPQSSREPPSSQPSTTMAAGSSGGGPPPQQSPHAHRTSPLPGLSGSGPPPPGLIGHPMAIHPHLAHLPPGHPAHAALAHPGHHLLSHSIAGLGPGGGPIALLAGPGGLGGIPESALSRRTPPSHLPHASHASAAPLTPHSVASMTSSSMSLTTSTVPSSAFSRASPSVQISSGGGGGGPSSSGPGSVGLANSSAAAAAAAAAAAHRAASPASSVSSLSRQSPLHPVPQSPLSHHPSSSALSAAAAAVAERDRHALMRQQSPHMTPPPVSQASLMASPLSKMYAPQPGQRGLGTSPPPHLRPGASPPVIRHPQMPLPLPLIAPGGGIPQIGVHPGQSPYPHPLLHPSVFYSPHHHPFNSPYGYAPYGPGFPAYMKPPPQPGQLDPAAVMAAHHAGLQGPPPQQMRQDEQNAAAAAAAAAAAEKQHQAAAAAAAQQHKAPQQQPPGGMPPNKPPTPKTPQGPGGGMPPGMGGPGTPTGLPPGAYPGSHMPGYPQGPPHGSPFAPQDGQPHGLKPTSHMDALRAHAHSANSAGMGGGHHPTEPLPIDIEPDPEPEIPSPTHNIPRGPSPEAKPDDTECHRSQSAIFVRHIDRGDYNSCTRTDLIFKPVADSKLARKREERDRKLAEKERERRQQQQQQQQQQQQQQAAAAQQAAQQAKMKAELKPPYADTPALRQLSEYARPHVAFSPVEQMVPYHHPMGPMYRERELEEIKNAQAAAASQSRLDPHWMEYYRRSLSNHPHSGIHPSQFPLYANPAISQMERERLGIPPPHHVGLDPGEHMVRMIRLTREYHAHSHTHLHLPLHPQPQPPEAGFQLPPNVGQYPRPNMLIPREPHSDVLLRMSYADQLQYLQAAEFQRQSLHDQYFRQRPR, encoded by the exons GCAAAACTGCCCGATTATAATCCAATCTCAAGCTTCCCCATCGACAAGGAAACCGATGAACGTGAACTAGAGGAATCAAGATGGAGTCCAGGCGTTGTGGCCGATGGCGACTTGTTAATGTTCTTGCGTGCGGCTCGCTCGATGGCTGCATTTCAAGGAATGTGTGATGGCGGTTTAGAAGACGGTTGTTTGGCTGCCAGTCGCGACGACACCACAATAAACGCACTCGACGTG CTCCACGATTCTGGCTACGATCCAGGCAAAGCTCTACAAGCGCTCGTAAAGTGCCCCGTTTCCAAGGGCATCGACAAGAAGTGGACGGAGGACGAAACAAAGAAATTCATCAAGGGTCTGCGACAGTTCGGGAAGAACTTCTTCCGCATCCACAAGGACCTGCTGCCGCACAAGGACACGCCGGAGCTGGTCGAGTTCTACTATCTGTGGAAGAAGACGCCCGGCGCGAACAACAACAGGCCGCACAGGCGGCGTAGACAGAGCGCCCTGCGCCGCAATCGTGTCACGCGggccaacaacagcaacagcaacacaccTCCCAAGAAGGAGGACACTCCGGAACCACAAACTGCGACGACGGCGGCGACGGCGACGGCGACGGCAAGCGCGGCGTCCGAGACGGCGAGTCGCTCCTCGCCCGCTGTCTCCAAGGAGGAGAACAGCTCGCTCACCGAGGACGACGCCAGCGAGTGCGACAGTGATTCGAGTCTGACCCACAAAAGGGATGAATCACCCTCAAGGATGAGGACGCGAAATAAGCAAcagaacagcaacagcagcaaccagaacagcagcaacaccaccagcagcagcagcagcagcggcggcggcagcaacaacgccGCTTCCGGCAACGCCACTTCCATAGGCAGCGGTTCGAGCGGCGGCGGTGCCGCTGGCGGCAACAGCTCCTCGTCCAAGGACCAGTCAGCCAACGCCAACGCCGTGGCTAATGGCAAGAGGCCCAAGCGAGGCTCCGAAACACCGGATGTGGCCGGCGGCGGAGCCTCGGTCGATAGTCCCAAGACGCCGACGAAAGCGGTGGCCGAGAGTTCGGCCAACAAGCGCAAGGGCGGCAAGCAGGATACGCCCAACAAGAAGAAGCGAACGGAACAGGAGGAACGCAGCAGCGAGCCAGCGAGTGCCCAGGAGGAGCCGAATGCCGTCAAGGAGAAGTCGCGCAAGCGACCGGACAGCCCGGTGGAGAGCATGAACTCGGACAGCCGGCCGGACTCGGTGCTCGACGATGGCGAGTCGAATACGACGGACACCACCACCGCCGAGCAGCAGTCCACCAAGGACAGCAAGGAGACGACGGTCAGCTGCAAGGAGGAGCGCGATATGATCACCAACAGTGATCTGGAGGCCAAGGCGGAGGAAGCGAAGGCCTTCAAGGCGGAGGCTTTGGCGGCGGAGGACAGCAAGGATAGCGCCATTAAGAACATGGACGAGGAGACGAATATCCAGGCGCCGAGCAGTCTGGATGCGAGTTCGGTGGAGGGACCCCCTGTGGTCAATCCCGTGGCGCCGCCCATTACCATGAAGGTGCCCACAATTGCCACTGTGGAGGCGCTGAATGCTTCGGTGGATCGCAAGGAGGCCATCGAGAAAATGGAGTCCTGCGACAGCGATCCAGAGATGCTCAAGAAGCTGGCCACCATCAAGCAGGAGGTTtctccgcagcagcagcaccagcagcagcagcaatcccaacagcagcagttgcaacaGCAACTTGCTCCCATGGGCATTCAGCCACCTCCAATTAGCGCCCCCTCAGAATCGATCTACATCAAGAAGGAGCCCATGGAGGACTCCATGGACGCCACCTGCAATCAGAACAGCAACGAGCCGCAGGATCTCAAGGTGAAGATCGAGATTAAGAATGAGGATGCACTGAAGCACAGTGCGGGAGGAGGTCTGCCGCCCACGGGACCAGGTGCACCACATCCGCTCTCCGGAGCTCCCGTAGAAAGTAATCAGGAGCCGCTGCACCTGCAACATCTGCCTCCGCAACCGCCTCCTGGCTACCTGATCGATGGCCAGCTGAAGTACGGACCACCGGGACAGGGAGTGCCGCCGCAGCCACCGCAGCTGCATAGCGATGCGGCTGGAGGAGCACCGCCCGGAGCAGCGCCTACAACGCCGCAGAAATACCCCCCCGAGCTGGAGATGAAGTTTGCTCCCCAGGATCTCAAGTAtccaccaccgccaccgctGGATGCACTCAAGTACAGCCAGGAGAtgcaggcggcggcggctgcagCGGCTGCTGCCGGCAAGTACGACATGAAGTACATGATGGAGCAGCAGGGCAAGTATCCCGTGGAGTTGTCCGCTGCCCATCAGCCGCCTAGCAAGCCGGGCTACCAGGATTCGCTAAAGATTCCCGATGTAAAGGCCGGCTTTGGTCACCTGCCGCACAACGTGGGCTCTCCGCTGGACGTGGCCCACAAATACGGACCGCCACCCACATCCCAAGagtcccagcagcagcagcaatcgcagcagcagcagcagtcgcagCCGCCGGGAGCCACACCTCCGCCTGGCATCGCCATGCCCAAGCCGCACTACCAGCACGACGTGCAGACGCCTCCCTTGGGACGACCCTTCGAGCCCACTGGCTTGATGCTCAAGTACGGCGATCCATTGGCGGCTAAGTACGGTCCGCCGCAGGATCTCAAGTACCCCATGCCACCGGTTTCGCAGGCAGGAGGACCTGCGGACGTGAAGCCCTATGGCGGCGAGAATCTGATCAAATCCTCGCCTTACGGGCCTCCGCCCGAGAGTCCAATCGACGCCTCTGCGCGCTCTACTCCTGGCCAAGATAGCCAGGGCAGCAATAGTAATTCGCAGCCGCCGTCGATGCCACCGCAACCGCAGCAGTTCCAGTCGCCGCATCCCTCGCCGCACATGCCTTCGCCAGCGGGAGGTGGCCTGCCGCCGGGAATGCATCCGCAAAATCTCATCCACGGCCCGCCAACAGGCGCCCCTcagccgccgccaccgcccaCGTCGTTGCATCAGCCCACGCCGACGGCTCCAGGTCCTCCAAGTCTACAGCATGGCCTGCATCCCGGACATCCGGGACACCCGCAACTGTCGGTGGCTTCATCGATGCCCCCGAGCTCCATTGGCATACCTCCCACGCTCTCGACGATGGCGCCCTCGCACATGCATCCTCACCTTCATCCGCACGCCCATCTGCAGGGTCTCCATCGGCCGCACGATCTGCCACCCAGTATGCATCCGCATGCTCCGATGCCGCTGTCGCTCCAGGGACATCCGCCACATGGTCACGGTGGACTGCCGCAGTCGCATgctccccagcagcagcagcagcaacagccaaCTGGCACGGTGCGTACGCCATCAcctgcccagcagcagcagcagccgccgagGTCTCTGCACGATCCGCAATCCTCGCGGGAGCCGCCCAGCTCGCAGCCCTCGACCACGATGGCAGCGGGATCGAGTGGCGGCGGCCCACCGCCGCAACAGTCGCCGCATGCGCATCGCACATCGCCGTTGCCCGGGCTCTCGGGTAGTGGTCCTCCGCCGCCGGGACTCATTGGGCATCCGATGGCCATACACCCGCACCTGGCCCACCTGCCACCGGGTCATCCGGCCCACGCAGCGCTCGCCCATCCGGGACACCATCTGCTCTCGCATTCGATAGCAGGCCTGGGACCGGGCGGTGGACCCATCGCCTTGCTAGCCGGACCCGGTGGCCTGGGAGGTATTCCCGAGTCCGCTCTCAGTCGCCGCACCCCGCCCTCTCACCTGCCACACGCCTCGCACGCCTCCGCGGCCCCGCTGACGCCGCATTCGGTGGCCAGCATGACCTCCAGCAGCATGTCGCTGACCACCAGCACGGTGCCATCGTCTGCCTTCAGTCGCGCCAGTCCCAGCGTACAGATCTCGagcggtggaggaggaggaggaccaaGCTCCTCAGGACCCGGCAGCGTTGGACTGGCCAACTCctcggcagcggcggcggcggctgcagCGGCAGCTGCCCATCGAGCGGCCTCGCCGGCGTCCAGCGTTAGCAGCCTGAGTCGCCAGAGCCCGCTGCATCCGGTGCCACAGTCGCCGCTCAGCCATCATCCCTCGTCCTCTGCGCTCTCCGCCGCGGCAGCCGCTGTGGCGGAAAGGGATCGGCATGCGCTGATGCGTCAGCAGTCGCCGCACATGACGCCACCGCCGGTGTCGCAGGCCTCGCTGATGGCCAGTCCGCTGAGCAAGATGTACGCTCCTCAACCGGGTCAGCGGGGTTTGGGAACATCTCCGCCGCCGCATTTGCGGCCAGGAGCCTCGCCGCCGGTCATCCGCCATCCTCAGATGCCGCTGCCGTTGCCGCTGATTGCACCTGGCGGGGGAATTCCGCAGATTGGAGTGCATCCCGGGCAGTCGCCGTATCCGCACCCGCTGCTGCATCCCTCGGTCTTCTACTCGCCGCATCACCATCCCTTCAATTCGCCATATGGATATGCGCCCTATGGTCCTGGTTTTCCGGCCTACATGAAGCCGCCGCCACAGCCGGGACAACTTGACCCCGCTGCCGTGATGGCCGCTCACCATGCCGGATTGCAAGGTCCGCCGCCGCAGCAGATGCGTCAGGATGAGCAGAATGCAGCGgcggccgcagcagcagctgcagctgctgagAAGCAACACCAGGCGGCTGCAGCAGCGGCCGCCCAGCAGCACAAGGCGCCGCAGCAACAGCCGCCCGGCGGAATGCCACCGAACAAGCCGCCGACGCCAAAGACGCCGCAGGGTCCGGGCGGTGGGATGCCTCCCGGAATGGGTGGACCGGGAACACCGACGGGACTGCCGCCTGGTGCCTACCCCGGCAGCCATATGCCGGGATATCCACAGGGACCGCCGCATGGATCGCCCTTCGCGCCGCAAGATGGTCAGCCTCACGGTCTGAAGCCCACGTCGCACATGGACGCCCTGCGAGCGCACGCACACTCGGCCAATTCGGCGGGAATGGGCGGCGGACATCATCCCACGGAGCCAT tgcCCATTGATATTGAGCCGGATCCGGAGCCAGAGATTCCCAGTCCCACGCACAACATACCACGTGGTCCCAGTCCCGAAGCGAAACCGGACGACACCGAGTGCCATCGCTCTCAGTCTGCCAT ATTTGTGCGCCACATCGATCGTGGGGATTACAACTCATGCACGAGAACGGATTTGATCTTCAAGCCGGTGGCCGACTCAAAGTTGGCTCGCAAGCGCGAAGAGCGCGACCGCAAGCTGGCCGAAAAGGAGCGAGAGCGGCGTCAG cagcagcaacaacagcaacagcagcagcaacaacagcaggcaGCAGCCGCTCAACAGGCGGCGCAGCAGGCCAAGATGAAGGCGGAGCTGAAGCCGCCGTATGCGGATACGCCAGCACTGCGCCAACTGTCGGAGTACGCTCGTCCCCACGTCGCCTTCAG TCCTGTTGAGCAGATGGTGCCATATCATCATCCAATGGGCCCCATGTACAGAGAGAG GGAACTGGAAGAGATCAAGAACGCACAAGCTGCTGCGGCGAGTCAATCCCGACTAGATCCGCACTGGATGGAGTACTATCGACG ATCTCTTTCCAACCATCCCCACAGCGGCATCCACCCCTCGCAGTTCCCCCTGTATGCGAATCCCGCGATATCGCAGATGGAGAGGGAGCGTCTGGGAATTCCACCTCCGCACCATGTGGGGTTGGACCCGGGCGAGCACATGGTGCGTATG ATACGATTGACGAGAGAATATCATGCACACTCTCATACTCATTTACATTTGCCTTTGCATCCACAGCCGCAACCACCGGAGGCCGGTTTCCAACTGCC